The Pseudophaeobacter arcticus DSM 23566 genome includes a region encoding these proteins:
- a CDS encoding NnrU family protein: protein MTLLVLGILLWWGAHLFKRVAPGIREPMGNKGKGLVAIALVVSIVLMVIGYRSAESFDLGIYPPFLQHINNLLVLLAIYFTSPGPSKGAIFYKMRHPMLTGFGLWAIAHLLVNWDPASFVLFGGLWAWSIVEKIVINKTEPDWTPNPKGSLKKDAMFMLASVVLLAVIGYVHGMVGPSPFPGG, encoded by the coding sequence ATGACACTTCTGGTCCTAGGCATCCTGCTGTGGTGGGGCGCGCATCTGTTCAAGCGCGTTGCACCGGGTATCCGTGAACCAATGGGCAACAAGGGCAAGGGCCTCGTCGCCATCGCTCTGGTTGTCAGCATCGTGCTGATGGTTATCGGCTATCGCTCCGCCGAGAGCTTTGATCTGGGGATCTATCCACCGTTCCTGCAGCATATCAATAATCTGCTGGTGCTGCTGGCAATTTATTTCACCAGCCCCGGTCCCAGCAAGGGGGCAATCTTCTACAAGATGCGCCATCCAATGCTGACCGGCTTTGGGCTCTGGGCGATTGCCCACCTGCTGGTCAACTGGGACCCGGCTTCTTTTGTGCTTTTTGGCGGGCTTTGGGCCTGGTCGATTGTTGAGAAGATCGTCATCAACAAGACCGAACCCGACTGGACCCCGAACCCCAAGGGCAGCCTCAAGAAGGATGCGATGTTCATGCTGGCCTCGGTCGTGCTGCTGGCGGTGATTGGCTATGTGCACGGGATGGTTGGGCCTTCCCCGTTTCCTGGGGGCTGA
- a CDS encoding HpcH/HpaI aldolase/citrate lyase family protein, protein MDPRTRPYRSVLYIPGSKPRALEKAKTLPVDAVIFDLEDAVSVEEKNNARDTLAAALAEGGYGARVKIVRINGFDTPWGKEDAKAAAAMDCDAVLLPKVSSPADLDALAEITGDMPLWAMMETPRGMLNAAEIAAHPKLQGMVMGTNDLAKELQTRFRADRLPMMAGLGLCLLAAKAEGLIIVDGVYNAFKDDEGLRAESSQGRDMGFDGKTLIHPAQVDVANAAFAPSEDEIDLARRQIAAFEEVEASGQGVAVVDGKIVENLHVVTAREILAKADAIAAISA, encoded by the coding sequence ATGGATCCGCGCACTCGCCCTTATCGTTCGGTACTCTATATCCCTGGCTCCAAGCCGCGTGCACTGGAAAAGGCCAAGACGCTGCCTGTTGATGCGGTGATCTTTGATCTTGAGGATGCGGTCTCGGTTGAGGAAAAGAACAATGCGCGCGATACGCTGGCAGCGGCCTTGGCAGAAGGCGGCTATGGGGCGCGGGTGAAAATTGTCCGGATTAATGGCTTTGACACCCCCTGGGGCAAAGAAGATGCCAAAGCGGCGGCGGCGATGGACTGCGATGCGGTGTTGCTGCCCAAGGTCTCGAGCCCGGCAGACCTGGACGCGCTGGCCGAGATCACCGGCGACATGCCGCTTTGGGCGATGATGGAGACGCCGCGGGGCATGTTGAATGCGGCCGAGATCGCGGCGCATCCCAAGCTGCAGGGCATGGTCATGGGCACCAATGATCTGGCCAAAGAGCTGCAAACCCGCTTTCGCGCCGACCGCCTGCCGATGATGGCGGGCCTGGGGCTGTGCCTGCTGGCCGCCAAGGCCGAGGGGCTGATCATCGTCGATGGCGTCTACAATGCGTTCAAAGATGACGAGGGGCTGCGGGCTGAAAGCAGCCAGGGCCGTGACATGGGCTTTGACGGCAAGACCCTGATCCACCCGGCGCAGGTCGATGTTGCCAACGCGGCCTTTGCCCCCAGCGAGGATGAAATTGATCTGGCCCGCCGCCAGATTGCCGCCTTTGAAGAGGTCGAGGCCTCGGGGCAGGGGGTGGCCGTTGTGGACGGCAAGATCGTTGAAAACCTGCATGTTGTGACCGCACGGGAAATTCTTGCAAAAGCGGATGCAATCGCCGCGATTTCCGCCTAG